In one window of Phyllopteryx taeniolatus isolate TA_2022b chromosome 23, UOR_Ptae_1.2, whole genome shotgun sequence DNA:
- the dock11 gene encoding dedicator of cytokinesis protein 11 isoform X2: MSEVRKFTKRLSKPGTAAEVRQSVSEAVRSPVDPEEQPKFIEPLDYEAVVFQRKAQIHSDPQRDLLLCPADDVSESQISRQRRTVFPSVPQNAEREARSLFAQKCINMYKTDWHVINYKYEAYSGDFRMLPSKGLKADKLAAHVFEVDEDAKDEDTSSLCSQRGGVLKQGWLQKANVNSSLSVSMRVFKRRYFYLSQLPDGSYILNSYKDEKHCKETKGSIYLDSCVDVVQCPKMRRNGFELKMQERCSHFLAADSEAEMEEWVATLKQALQNSTEACQERRNGGEAPDDDAAGQGRGESQPEGLGRNLQPELTKYARETDQLTKIQRNEGRHKLFSLDPETQRLDFSGIEPDVKPFEERFGRRIAVGCHDLTFSLQGCVSEKGDGVLTNVEPFFISLALFDISKNCKISADFHADLNPPCVKEMLIDTAGQLSPRADAEGGCRPLASEDSLPVLQRASAALLHFPTQAIFSVTHPHADIFLVARVEKVLQNGITHCAEPYVKTCDVTKTAQKVLKAAKQTCQRLGQYRMPFAWAAKQVFKDAQGSLDMDGKFSPLYRQDSGKISTDDIVKLLADTRKPDKSKLQTIPGQLNVTIECVPPDFSNTVTSSYIPVKPFEESCERVSVEVEEFLPEEAKYSYPFTTYKNQLYVYPLQLKYDNQKSFAKARNIAVRIQFRDSDDEGAPPLKCIYGKPGGSLFTSGAYAAVLHHNQSPEFYDEVKVELPVHLHERHHILFTFYHISCESSSKKREAVESPVGYSWWPLLKDGRMRSTELQLPVAATLPPGYLGQDTGKTQPDIKWVENAKPLFKMRSRVASTIYAQDLHLHKFFVHCQLMRNTSEDNRAELIKYLKCLHAMETHAMVHFLPTVLTQLFEVLSAATEEGREIAVNSLRVIIHIVSRCHEEGLENYLRSFVKYVFVSQSPAPGNAAYTHEALATAVTAVLKQTADFNTSNKLLKYSWFFFETMAKSMAQYLQEEHRMKMPRAQRFPDTFNQALRSLALSVMPHITIRYAEIPDEARCVNLSLAHLIKRCLTFMNRGFAFALVNHYMCHFRFNDPKALTEMKFDFLTVVCNHEHYIPLNLPMAFGRTKLQRVQDFIPYATELFGPVEQILESGLTEEFCRNHFLAGLLLRDVAAALRRGREVRRLAVSALKNLLIKHAADDRYTAFKNQQARICLLYLPLFELLFQNLKQLSAQPHICNLNGSRDDLASSASTDSKRTSAAIEKDPSLPALNGHVVRRDDSTGSLLPDPGTPDNIDLQRRGSALSGSPGAPVGRLGPYEIRGLLFTFLHVAKTLSDDTLLAYWNKLSPQDVMNFLSLLEICLVQFRYVGKRNIGRSQEACASKLFSPDRKSQTMPATRCHRASAFQTKINQLGTAEASLTLNIGMGASEAEIHHQAVLEGNISTEVCLSVLDVLSLFMQCFKSQLADGDGHNPLMSKVFDVYLSFLKVSQSEAALGHVFAALRAFVNKFPSVLFKGRVTLCELLCCEVLKCCVSKMASSRAEASALLYLLMRNNYEFTKRKTFLRTHLQIIIAVSQLISDVALSGSSRFQESLSIINNFANSDKAMKSTAFPSEVKGLTKRIRTVLMATAQMREHEKDPEMLLDLQYSLARSYASTPELRRTWLDSMARAHLKNNDLSEAAMCHVHVAALVAEYLHRKKLFAGGLAAFKKITFNIEEEAAMKEDTGMQDVYYTEEVLAEHLEICVEALWKAERYELIAHVAKLLIPCYEKRHQYEKLSRLYNTLHRAYNKVMEVIQSGRRLLGTYFRVAFYGQGFFEDEDGKEYIYKEPKLTGLSEISQRLLTLFGEKFGPENVKIIPDSDKVNPKDLDPKFAYVQVTFVKPYFEEKEAPEKKTDFEKCHNINRFVFETPYTLSGKKRGGVEEQCKRKTVLTTANTFPYVKKRVEVVGEKQVDLRPVDVAIDEMRSRTGELHKLCSGADVDMIQLQLKLQGCVSVQVNAGPMAYARAFLRDGKPNQSGNKKAKELRDIFRRFVAACSMALDINERLIKEDQFEYHEGLKSNFKDMVKELSDIIHERIYEEGMMRSLLQNSLNVFRAISGTSADLG, encoded by the exons GAGTCCCAAATATCCCGACAGAGGCGGACCGTGTTTCCCTCTGTGCCCCAGAATGCGGAGCGGGAAGCTAGGAGTCTGTTTGCCCAAAAG TGCATCAACATGTACAAGACCGACTGGCATGTCATCAACTACAAATACGAGGCCTACTCCGGCGACTTCCGCATGTTACCGAG CAAAGGCCTGAAGGCAGACAAGCTAGCGGCTCACGTGTTCGAGGTGGACGAAGATGCCAAAGACGAG GACACGTCGTCGCTGTGCTCGCAGAGGGGCGGCGTCCTGAAGCAGGGCTGGCTTCAGAAAGCCAACGTGAACAGCAGCCTGTCCGTCTCCATGAGG GTGTTCAAGAGGAGGTACTTCTACCTGTCCCAGCTCCCGGACGGCTCCTACATCCTCAACTCGTACAAGGATGAGAAgcactgcaaggaaaccaaagGCTCCATCTACCTGGACTCGTGCGTTGACGTGGTTCAG TGCCCTAAAATGCGGCGGAACGGCTTTGAGCTGAAGATGCAGGAGCGCTGCAGCCACTTTTTGGCGGCCGACAGCGAAGCGGAGATGGAGGAGTGGGTGGCCACGCTGAAACAAGCCCTGCAGAACAGCACCGAGGCCTGCCAGGAGAGGAGGAACGGCGGCGAGGCCCCGG ACGATGACGCCGCCGGCCAAGGTAGAGGAGAGAGCCAGCCGGAGGGTCTGGGGAGGAACCTCCAACCTGAACTCACAAAG TATGCGAGGGAGACGGACCAGCTCACGAAGATCCAGCGCAACGAAGGCAGGCACAAGCTTTTCTCTCTGGACCCCGAGACACAG AGGCTGGACTTCTCCGGCATCGAGCCGGACGTGAAGCCGTTTGAGGAGCGCTTCGGCCGCCGCATCGCGGTCGGCTGCCACGATCTCACCTTCAGCCTCCAGGGCTGCGTCAGTGAAAAGGGTGACGGCGTCCTTACCAAC GTTGAGCCCTTCTTCATAAGCCTGGCGCTCTTTGACATCTCCAAGAACTGCAAGATCTCCGCCGACTTCCACGCGGACCTCAACCCGCCCTGCGTGAAGGAGATGCTGATCGACACGGCGGGCCAGCTCTCGCCTCGCGCAGACGCCGAGGGAGGATGCAGGCCCTTAGCGAGCGAAGACAGCCTGCCTGTTCTCCAGAGAGCGTCGGCGGCGCTGCTGCATTTTCCGACACAG GCCATTTTTTCAGTAACCCACCCCCATGCTGATATCTTTCTGGTGGCCCGTGTGGAGAAGGTGCTGCAAAACGGCATCACCCATTGCGCCGAGCCATACGTCAAGACTTGCGACGTAACCAAG ACCGCCCAGAAGGTCCTCAAGGCGGCCAAACAGACGTGCCAACGCCTGGGCCAGTACCGGATGCCCTTTGCTTGGGCCGCCAA GCAGGTGTTTAAGGACGCTCAGGGCAGTCTCGACATGGACGGCAAGTTTTCTCCCCTCTATCGCCAAGACAGCGGAAAAATCTCCACCGACGACATCGTCAAGCTGCTGGCCGACACCAGGAA ACCTGACAAGAGCAAGCTTCAGACCATCCCCGGGCAGCTGAATGTCACCATCGAGTGCGTCCCGCCTGACTTTTCCA ACACGGTGACGTCCTCTTATATTCCCGTGAAGCCCTTCGAAGAAAGCTGCGAGCGTGTATCCGTGGAAGTCGAGGAGTTCCTGCCCGAGGAAGCCAAGTACAGCTACCCCTTCACTACCTACAAGAACCAACTCTACGTCTACCCTCTGCAACTCAAATATGACAACCAGAAAAGCTTCGCCAAG GCGAGAAACATAGCGGTCCGCATACAGTTCCGGGATTCCGATGACGAAGGTGCGCCCCCTTTGAAG TGCATCTACGGGAAGCCAGGGGGCTCTCTCTTCACCAGCGGCGCCTACGCAGCGGTCCTGCACCACAACCAAAGTCCAGAATTCTATGACGAG GTAAAGGTGGAGTTACCCGTCCACTTGCACGAGAGGCACCACATCCTTTTCACCTTTTACCATATCAGCTGTGAGTCCAGCAGCAAGAAGAGAGAAGCCGTGGAGTCTCCgg TCGGTTACTCCTGGTGGCCTCTGCTGAAAGACGGCAGGATGCGGTCGACGGAGCTCCAGCTACCGGTAGCTGCGACTCTGCCGCCTGGATACCTGGGCCAGGACACCGGAAAG ACCCAACCGGATATCAAGTGGGTGGAAAACGCAAAGCCGCTATTCAAAATGAGAAGCCGCGTAGCATCAACGATATACGCTCAG GACCTGCATCTCCACAAGTTCTTCGTGCACTGCCAGCTAATGAGGAACACCTCAGAGGACAACCGGGCAGAACTTATCAAATACCTGAAG TGCCTACACGCCATGGAGACGCACGCCATGGTGCACTTCCTGCCCACTGTGCTCACGCAGCTCTTCGAGGTGCTCTCGGCAGCCACCGAGGAAGGCCGGGAGATCGCCGTCAACTCTCTGCG TGTCATCATCCATATTGTCTCCAGGTGTCACGAGGAAGGGCTGGAAAACTACCTGCGCTCTTTCGTGAAG TACGTGTTTGTATCCCAAAGCCCTGCGCCCGGGAACGCGGCGTATACCCACGAGGCGCTGGCCACGGCGGTCACGGCCGTTCTCAAGCAGACGGCAGATTTTAACACCAGCAACAAACTGCTCAAG TACTCCTGGTTCTTCTTTGAAACGATGGCCAAATCGATGGCTCAGTACCTGCAAGAGGAGCACCGCATGAAG ATGCCGCGGGCCCAGCGCTTTCCGGACACTTTCAATCAGGCGCTTCGGTCCCTGGCGCTGTCCGTCATGCCTCACATCACCATTCGCTACGCGGAGATCCCCGACGAAGCCCGCTGCGTCAACCTGAGCTTGGCCCATTTGATCAAG aggTGTCTGACCTTCATGAACCGGGGCTTTGCTTTCGCTTTGGTCAACCACTACATGTGCCACTTCAGGTTCAACGATCCCAAG GCGCTGACTGAAATGAAGTTTGACTTTCTGACGGTGGTGTGCAACCACGAGCACTATATCCCCCTCAATCTGCCCATGGCCTTTGGGCGCACCAAGCTGCAGAGGGTGCAAG ATTTTATTCCGTACGCGACGGAGCTTTTTGGCCCTGTAG AACAAATTCTGGAATCGGGCCTGACCGAAGAGTTTTGCCGCAACCACTTTCTGGCGGGCCTGCTCCTCCGAGACGTGGCCGCGGCCCTGCGGCGGGGGCGCGAGGTACGGCGGCTGGCCGTGAGCGCGCTCAAGAACCTGCTGATCAAACACGCCGCGGACGATCGTTACACGGCCTTCAAG AACCAGCAGGCCAGGATCTGTTTGCTGTACCTTCCGCTGTTTGAGCTGCTCTTCCAGAACTTGAAGCAACTGTCTGCCCAGCCGCACATTTGCAATCTCAAt GGCTCTCGGGACGACCTCGCGTCGAGCGCTTCTACAGACAGCAAGAGAACCAGCGCTGCCATCGAGAAAGACCCCA GCTTGCCTGCCCTGAACGGCCACGTCGTCAGGAGGGACGACTCCACGGGGTCTCTGCTTCCGGATCCTGGGACGCCAGATAACATTGac CTGCAGAGACGCGGCTCCGCTCTGAGCGGCAGCCCCGGGGCCCCCGTCGGCAGACTGGGCCCTTACGAAATCAGGGGCCTCCTGTTTACCTTCTTACACGTGGCCAAGACCTTGTCAGACG ACACTCTCCTGGCCTACTGGAACAAACTTAGCCCTCAAGACGTGATGAACTTCCTCAGTTTGCTTGA GATCTGTCTGGTTCAGTTTCGATACGTCGGGAAAAGGAACATCGGCAG GAGTCAAGAGGCGTGCGCGTCCAAGTTGTTCTCACCTGACAGGAAGTCGCAGACCATGCCGGCCACGCGCTGCCACCGAGCCAGCGCCTTCCAGACCAAAATAAACCAGTTGGGCACCGCGGAGGCCTCGCTCACTCTCAACATAG GGATGGGGGCATCCGAAGCGGAGATCCATCACCAGGCGGTGCTGGAGGGCAACATCTCCACCGAGGTCTGCCTCAGCGTCCTGGATGTCCTCTCGCTTTTCATGCAGTGCTTTAAG AGTCAGCTGGCAGACGGTGACGGTCACAACCCGCTGATGAGCAAGGTGTTTGACGTTTACCTGAGCTTCCTCAAAgtgagccaatcagaagccgccCTCGGGCACGTGTTTGCTGCGCTTCGGGCATTCGTGAACAAG TTCCCCTCGGTGCTGTTCAAAGGTCGCGTGACCCTTTGTGAGCTTCTGTGCTGCGAGGTGCTCAAGTGCTGCGTGTCCAAGATGGCCTCCTCGAGGGCCGAAGCCTCGGCGCTGCTCTACCTGCTCATGAGGAACAACTACGAGTTCACCAAGAGGAAGACCTTCCTGCGCACGCACTTGCAG ATCATCATCGCCGTGAGTCAGCTGATCTCCGACGTGGCCCTCAGCGGAAGCTCGCGCTTCCAGGAGTCGCTCTCCATTATCAACAACTTCGCAAACAGCGACAAGGCCATGAAG TCCACAGCGTTCCCCTCAGAAGTCAAGGGTCTGACCAAGCGCATCCGCACGGTTCTGATGGCCACGGCCCAGATGAGGGAGCACGAGAAGGACCCGGAGATGCTGCTGGACCTGCAGTACAGCCTGGCCCGCTCCTACGCCAGCACCCCCGAGCTGAGACGGACCTGGCTGGACAGCATGGCTCGCGCGCACCTCAAGAATAACGATCTCTCCGAG GCGGCCATGTGTCACGTTCATGTGGCTGCGCTGGTTGCCGAGTACCTGCACAGGAAAA AGTTGTTCGCCGGCGGGCTGGCCGCCTTTAAGAAGATCACGTTTAACATTGAGGAGGAAGCTGCCATGAAGGAAGACACGGGCATGCAAGACGTCTACTACACCGAG GAAGTCCTGGCGGAGCACTTGGAGATTTGCGTGGAGGCTCTGTGGAAAGCCGAGCGCTACGAGCTCATCGCGCACGTCGCCAAGCTGCTGATCCCCTGCTACGAGAAGCGCCACCAGTACGAG AAACTGAGCCGACTGTACAACACGCTGCACCGAGCCTACAACAAGGTCATGGAGGTCATCCAATCAGGTCGCAGGCTGCTCGGGACCTACTTCAGAGTGGCCTTCTATGGACAG GGCTTCTTCGAGGACGAGGACGGGAAGGAGTACATCTACAAAGAGCCCAAACTCACCGGCCTTTCCGAAATCTCCCAGCGCCTGCTGACGCTCTTCGGGGAAAAGTTTGGGCCGGAAAACGTCAAGATAATTCCAGACTCCGACAAG GTGAACCCCAAAGATCTGGACCCCAAGTTCGCCTACGTGCAGGTGACCTTCGTCAAGCCCTACTTCGAGGAGAAGGAGGCGCCCGAGAAGAAGACCGATTTTGAGAAGTGCCACAACATCAACCGCTTCGTGTTCGAGACGCCGTACACGCTGTCGGGCAAGAAGCGCGGCGGCGTGGAGGAGCAGTGCAAGAGGAAGACCGTGCTCACAA CGGCCAACACCTTCCCCTACGTCAAGAAACGGGTGGAGGTGGTCGGGGAGAAGCAGGTGGACCTGCGTCCGGTGGACGTGGCCATCGACGAGATGAGGTCTCGCACGGGCGAGCTGCACAAGCTGTGCTCCGGCGCCGACGTGGACATGATCCAGCTGCAGCTCAAACTGCAGGGCTGCGTCTCCGTGCAG GTGAACGCGGGCCCCATGGCCTACGCCCGCGCCTTCCTGCGTGACGGCAAGCCAAACCAGTCCGGCAACAAGAAGGCCAAAGAGCTGCGAGATATTTTCAG ACGTTTTGTGGCGGCGTGCAGTATGGCTCTGGATATCAATGAGCGTCTGATCAAAGAAGACCAGTTTGAGTACCACGAGGGCCTGAAGAGCAATTTCAAGGACATGGTGAAGGAGCTCTCCGACATCATCCACGAGCGG ATCTACGAAGAGGGCATGATGCGCTCGCTTCTGCAAAACTCCCTCAACGTGTTCCGCGCCATCAGCGGGACCTCGGCCGACCTCGGCTGA